Within Butyrivibrio fibrisolvens, the genomic segment TTGATGTTTTTTGATTTTCATAATGTCCCCTCTGGCAGTCTGAAACTGCTCTAAAACTAATACTCCGTACAATTTATATTAGTCTGTTGCTGGATTTTTACAATGATATATGTTGTTTAAGATTGATTTTTTCTGCTTTAAAATTGTATTATTGTTGTGATGGGATGTATAAGTGGATTATCGGCGGATGGATTCGTAAATTTGATGAGGGTGACATAGAAGTACATCCCTGTACTTCTGAAAATGTCAGATTTACATCCTGTAAAGGCGACATATAAGTACATCCCTGTAAAGACGACATACTATGATGAAAGGAAGAGCTTATGATATCGGTAGATGCGATTGGTTGTAATTATGTTCATACTAAGGGCTGGGAGATCAACAGGCCGGAAGGGCTAAACAATTATCTCTTCCTCCATATACAGACACCTTCGGATATTATGGTTGATGGTAAGATGGTCTATTATCCTGAACCCTGCTTTATCTTGTTCAAAAAGTGGCAGAGGCAGCTCTTTCATAATCATGAAGATATGACCTATATAGACAGCTGGGTACATTTTAGGAGCGCCTGTGAATCAGGCAGTGATATCATTCGTAAAGATGGGCATAATAATGCCGGTAGAACAGATGATATAAACTCCGGATCCCATAATAGTAGTAATAACTCCGCTGCCCGAACTATAAGAGACTGGAATGCCAAAGATGACAGTGATGAAAAAGATGAGATAGAGACACTTATAGAGAGTCTTGATATCCCCTGCGGTAAGCCTGTTATCATCTACAATACAATAGAACTTAGCGATCTGTGGCATCTTGCAGATGCAGAGTTTCATCAGGCAGGGAGTCACAAAAAAGAGCTTCTTGATATGAAGATGAAGGCGCTTATCTATAAGTTTGCAGATATAATGCATTCTGAAAGTGGAACTCCAAGTAAATACAATCATTACAGGAAGGCTTTCGGAGAGCTTAGAAACAGTATCTTTAGCGGCAACAATGCTGCTACCATAACTGATGTTGAGAAGCTTGCCAAGGGCCAGAATATGAGTCTTTCATATTTTGAGCATGTATATAAGGAGCTGTTCCATGTACCTGTGACCAAGGATATCATTAAGGCGAGGATTGGCTATGCAAGGTATCTTCTAAGATCAAGTGGGAACTCTGTTCAGGATATAGCAAGTTACTGCGGCTATGAGAACATAGAACACTTCAACAGGCAGTTCAAGGCAACCGTGGGCTGTACCCCCACCCAGTTCAGAAACAGATAGAGTATACTTCGCGTTCTGGTGGCGTGGCATCTACCAAAGACTTGCGAGGGTACTCGATCCTTGGGCATACAGAATATAAATCATTGCCATGTATTAACCATTTTATAAATTCATGGCATGATATCTGGAGATTTTTATATAAACTTTACTTGCCAATATAGTGTCCTAAGCATATACTCCCATCTTTGACAGTTTGGAATAACAAAAAGTCTCGTAACCCTCATATATAGAGGCATAGCGAGACTTTTTTCTTCGTTTTAAAGTATAGTAATTTCTATCTTCCTTTACTGTTTTTTTGAATTGTTTTCATTTGACTTTTGGTGATGAACTCAAAGTCTGTTCTGAAACCGCAGGCTTCATGGAGATTATCGGTTAGTTTTGTTCTCTGATATGTTGGTATATAGCCTTGTTCTTTGATTCCTGCAAAGTTCATTTCTTTTAGTGTGCTGAGTATATCATTACAAGTGTATCTGCTATCAATGCGTTTTTCTAAATATCTATAGATGATTAGAGCAAGAAAACAAGTAAGAAAGTGTGCTTTAATCCTAACATCATTCTGAAGAAATACAGGTCTTGCTTCAAAATCTGTTTTCATAATCCTGAAACATTCCTCTATCTCCCAGCGACCTTCACTGACTTTCAATATATCGCTTACAGGATCATCTAGAAGATCTGTTGAAACAGCATACATGCCATCGTAAAGAGATTCCTGTTCAATCTTGTCTGTATCAAGGTAATTATGTATGTTTGCAGCTTCTCCGCTATCGGTTACAGCAATCTTGCCGATAAAACGTGCCGGATCGTTGGGATTTTTCCTGTTCCGTTTTGTTGAACCAGAATCGATAAGTTTCTGCGCACGTTCCACCTGTGACTCACGGATTGCTTTCTGATACTTGGCAAACTTTGGAGAATAGGTGACTATAAGACGTTGATGGAGTTTCTTGGGAGTGTAGGGTTCTTCTTTGTAGTATAAATCAGTATCATCATCAGATAGTTTTGATATATCTACAAGAGTATCGTCTGATAATCTTTTGAAGCCTTCGCCATCTAATGCCCATTTTTTATCTTCAGCGTTAAGCTTCTTGATGGACTGAGTCACGATAAATGCCCGTTCACCCATGTGGTTGTAGTTCCTTATCTTCTCTGAACCAAGCCCTGCATCACTACAATATATGAATTTTTGGCATCCGAATTCAGACAGTACTTTTTCTTCAAGAGGCTTAAGCGAAGTCTGCTCATTGGCATTGCCTGGAAACAACGAAAAAGCTAAAGGAATACCGTCACCGTCCATAAACATACCCATTTGTATGATTGGATTTGGGCGGTGTTCTTTACTCTTGCCATATTTCTTATCGCCGTCTTCCTGCTCAATCTCAAAGTAGTAATTAGTGCAATCGTAGAAGAGGATTTTGTCATTTCTTTTGCCAATAAGATGGCTGTTTTTATAAACCTCGGATTGAATGAATTCACATTCATTTCCAAGAACATCCAATGCGCGGTATATATCATGAAGTTTATATGTTGGCTTTTCTAAGAATTCAGAAGCTACTTTAAATGAAGATCTTTTACTTGATGGTTCAAGAATTCTTGCGAAAATCATGTCCGAAAGAATAGCATTGATATCGTACTTGAACTTATATTTATCTCTAAGTTTTCTGCAGGTTTTATCTAATGCCAGGGAATAGTAAATGTATTGAAGGAATAGGTATCCTCCGCGGTGAAGTACTTGCTGATTATAATCGAGCTGTCTGTTGGCATGGAATGTTATCTGGACAGACTTCGATTGCTGGTCTTCTTTATATTTCAGTGTTTCGAGTCTTGCTTCCTCTTTAGCCCATGCCATAACATCATCTCTTGTTGGCCCGTGTTCTTTTATTAGTTCCTGTAAGGTTCCAAGTTTTCTGATAATCGTAGAAGTGTTGATACCTTTATCATTGATATACCCTTTAGAAATGTAGAATGATTCGGCGTTTTTGGATTTAGATGTTATCACTCTCATATGCAAAACCTCCACACCTTATTATAACACACATTGCGATACATTGCGATAGTATAACACCATAAAATTGACATAAAAAATACAGACCTTAAGCGGTCTGTAAGGTATTATTATTTTATTGAACTGTCAAACTACCGGGCATACAGAATATAAATCATTGCCATGTATTAACCATTTTATAAATTCATGGCATGATATCTGGAGATTTTTATATAAACTTTACTTGCCAATATAGTGTCCTAAGCATATACTTAGAATGCTGAAATCGATTTTACATATATTAGTGAATTAAAAAATAGGCAATAATTGATAGAGACAGATAATACAAAGAGACGATAAATCGGATCGGCGGATCAGGAACTTGGAAGATTCAAAAAAGAAAGGTTTTTTATGAGCGATTTTTTTAACAACGACGACAACAAAGATAATGCTACTAATGAAACTACTAATACAGAAACAACCGCAAATACAAATAGTAGCGACAATAATGATAACAAGAGCGCTATGGATTTTCGTGAGATAGATGAGAATGGTAAATCTACTGTAGATGATAAGGATCTATCTGGTTCTGATAAGAAGGATAGTGATTATGAGGATATCTGCTTCATATGCAGACGTCCTGAGTCCAAGGCCGGTCGTATGTACAAGCTTCCAAACCATATATGTGTGTGTGAAGACTGTATGCATCGTACCATGGATACTGTAAGTCAGTATGATTACAACAATCTTCTCAATAACCCTGAACTCATGAATCAGCTTAACAAGAACAGCGGTATTACATTCATGAATCTTGGAGACTTTGGCTCTAACCTTCAGGGCGGAATACCTAATTCACAGAAGATCAAGAAATCCAAGAAAAAAGAGGAAGAGGAGACTATTGATATCAAGAAGATCCCTGCTCCTCACAAGATCAAGGCACAGCTCGATGAATATGTAATAGGTCAGGATCAGGCCAAGAAGGTTATCTCTGTTGCGGTTTATAACCACTATAAGAGAGTTGCTACAGGCACTATGGACGATATTGAGATTGATAAGTCCAATATCCTTATGATAGGACCTACAGGAAGTGGTAAGACATATCTTGTTAAGACGCTTGCCCGTCTTCTTGATGTACCGCTTGCTATAGCAGATGCTACATCACTTACAGAAGCAGGTTATATCGGTGATGATATCGAAAGTGTAATATCCAAGCTCCTTGCGGCAGCAGGCAATGATGTCAAGAAAGCTGAGCGCGGTATCGTCTTCATCGATGAGATAGATAAGATCGCCAAGAAGAAGTCCACAACAGCAAGAGATGTAAGCGGCGAATCCGTACAGCAGGGAATGCTCAAGCTCCTTGAAGGATCTGAAGTTGAAGTTCCTGTAGGTGCTAATTCCAAGAATGCTATGGTACCTCTTACTACAGTTAATACCAAGAATATCCTCTTTATCTGTGGTGGTGCCTTCCCGGATCTTACAGATATAATCAAGAACAGGCTCAATAAATCTTCATCAATAGGTTTTAACTCTGAACTTAAGGATAAGTATGATGACGATGAGAACATCCTTTCATACGTAACTACAGAAGATTTAAAGAAGTTCGGAATGATCCCTGAGTTCCTTGGACGACTTCCTATAGTATGCACACTTTCAGGTCTTACCAAGGAAGCACTTATCAAAATCCTCAAAGAGCCCAAGAATGCTATCCTCAAGCAGTATCAGAAGCTCCTTGAGCTTGATGAAGTAGATCTTAGATTTGACGACGGAGCGCTTGAAGCTATTGCAGAGAAGGCTCTTGAAAAGGATACAGGAGCCCGTGCCCTTAGATCTATCATAGAAGAGTTTATGCTTGATATCATGTACGAGATACCAAAGGATGACAATATAGGCAGAGTTACTCTTACAAGAGAGTATATTGAAGGCACAGGCGGACCTCAGATCGAGATCAGAAGCGAAAAGCCCAAGATTAATGCTGCGGTGGAAGCTGCTATAGAAGATAAAAAAGAATAGTAAGTTAACAAGTGGATTCAAAGGGGCAGTTCTAGTGTTGTTCAAATAGCCAAAGGCTTTATAATAGCATTGGAACTGTCTCTTTTATATTGCTTTGGCACCAATGGGAATTATTATGGACAAAAATAAAAAAGCTTATGGCAATCTTTTAAAATCTATAAGGAAATACAAAGGTATATCAGAAGAGCTACTTGCGCATGGTATGTTTGACAAGAGTATGATATACAGAATTGAGTCTGGTCAAAGGCGAATAGGCTTCTTTTCAAGAAGACGTTTAATGAGCAGACTTGGAATTTCTTTGTCATTATTTACCGAGTATCTTCAGTATGATGAATATGAAGCATATTCTAAGCAAAGAGAAATAATATATGCTTTTGAGAATGAAGATACACAAAATATAGAGTCTGTTCTGGCTGAATACGAAAAAACAGCCAAGAAAGATAAAGTTGGTTTGCAATTTGCACTATTTATAAGAGCAGTTTTGGAATCATCTTCTGATCTCGAAATGTCTTATGAGTATATTAGTAAGTGCATAAAAATAACAATGCCGAATATTAAATATAGTGAATTATCTGAGTATGTACTATCCGGCGAAGAGGTAAAATATCTGTCATATTATTTGAAAATAAAATCTACTATCGAAAAAGATACTATAGACGATGATATATGCGGAAATCTTACTATTAATGGATGCTTTGAAAAACTGCTTGACTACATAATAGAACAGAAGTGGGATACTGTACCACAGATGCAAGTGTTTCCTGCCGTACTGGTAGATTATTGGAACTACTTGGTGAATTGTAGAAATGATTTTTTAATAAAAAATGGAAACGCGAATCAAACTTTTTAAAATATCTGAACTATGCATTATATACATTAAAGGAAAGTGATCTATTATTTTATTTGCCTTCGCTTCTTACGATGGGGAAGACTCTATCGCGGGGAATAAAACAAAGTGAATATGAGAAATATGATAATGTATTTAGAAAAGTGTTTGAATTAAGCGGAAATGACTATAATAAAAAAAATCCATGGTCTGTGTTTTATGGTGGAAGCATATATTTGCTTGGAGATGTTTTAAAAAGACGGAGGATCCTGTTTGGGATGACTCAAAAAGAGTTTTGTGAAGGGATTTGTGATATAAGGACATATTCAAGACTTGAGACTGGCAAGGCAAAAACACATGATCGTGAAACTATAATGCTGCTAAAAAAGGCTAGATTGCCAGAGCAATATTTTTATGCACAGATAGTATCAGACGATTATTCTCTAATAAAGGATTCTCTACTAATAAATAAACTAATAAATGAATCAAAATATAATGAAGCTAATAATATGCTGTTATTGTTGGAGAACAAAATAGATATGAGCATTCCAATAAATAGTCAATTTATCGGCAATAAGATAGCATTGGCGAGTATTGGACTAAAAGAAATTGATAAGAATTGTTATGGAAATCTGGCAAGAAAATATCTGCATCTTACTATAGATAAAAGTATTGGTGACTTATGTATATCAAAAATGTATTTTACATCAGTAGAATATAATCTTATATATAATTTGGTGCGGTATGGTGAATTGCAGAAGAAGATATTTGATGGTATTCTTACATATTTTACTGATGTTAGCTATCTTGAAAAGAGACATAGAGATAGGCATTTAGATTATATTGTATGGTATTTTGCAAGCTATTTAGGTGATCATGATGACAAACAAAAGTCAACTGAGATTAGCAAAATATTGTTAAAAAACACCTTCTTAAAGATGAATAGAGAAGAGGTTATTAAAAATATTTATAATATTTTGTGGAATAAATATGATGGCAATTTTGCGGGTAGTACAGAAGCAGAGAATATCCTTTCTGTACTTCTTAATGTAAGTGAATTTTATAAAGCCGAAAGAGATATGAAATTCTTTAATCAAAGGTTGAAAGAAGTGATAGTTGAACCTGAATCGTCAGAATCATCAGAATAATCGCAGGAAAGTTCAAAATAATCATTGTCTATTTGTGATGGTAAGTGAATAGATATAAGTTTTGATCCAATTAAAAAAATAATGACCGTTACAAGAATAAGAAGTGTTTTTTTGAACATTTGATATTTACTCCTCTGTATTTTGATATATATTGTAATGATAGTAATGGTTATTCACAATAGACAGAACTGGCAACTTTTGTTGCCAGTTCTGTCTATTGTTTTATATATATTAGTATGGGTTAATGTAAGTAGTTACTTGTTTAGCAGGTGCACATGCTAGATGAAAATAAAGAATAGGAGGATGCTATGCAAATATTAGAAATGGGTTTTACAGACGAAGAGATATTATCTCAAGTTGGTGCAATTGCAGATAATAATGGTACTTGTGGCAATAATGGAATTTGCGGATAAGAAAGTGACAGGGCAAGGTATTGCCCTGTCTTATTGCTTTATAATGGGAGGAAATAATGCGGTATTTTATACCTGGATATATAGATATATGGGATGAAAAAAATAATACTATTCTAGAGTCCAAAATTAACAAGAATAAAGTGATAATTGAAGACGAGATATATAAAAAAGAACTTAATGAAGTTATAGAAAATGGATGTAATGATATTGATACTAGGCTGAGAAAATTCTTAAATGCTCAAAATATGCTGGTTACAGAGCAATATGCTCGTAATAAGCTTGATAGATTAAAATCTTTATTAGATAAGGTGTGTATTGTAACAATTTGTCCTACTGAAGCTTGTAATTTTAATTGTAAATATTGTTATGAGAATCATAAAAAAGGCAAGATGCAACAAGGTACATTAGATAATATACTAGAATATCTGATAGAAGAGTCATATAAGTATCATAAGGTTCATGTGAATTGGTTTGGCGGAGAACCGACTCTTTGTAAAGATATGGTAGTTCGTTCATCTATGAAGCTTAAGACAAATATTAAGAATTACTCGTCAGCAATGACTACTAATGGTTTTTTACTTACTCCAAAGACATTTGTTGATTATTATAATGTTGGTATTACAAACTTTCAAATCACTATTGATGGTAAAATGCACGACCAATTTAGAATCTTAAAAAACGGAAAGGGAACACTTGAAACTATTGAAAAGAACATAACGGGAATTAAGAGTCTTCCTAATGATCGATTCAGATATCGCATTATGATTAGGCACAATATAATGGCTGATGATATAGACTACGGGTGGTATGATCATTTAAAAGAATTGATACAGGAAGATAATCGTTTTACAGTTTTGATTAAAGCTATATCCGACTATGGTGGAAACAGAATTAAGAAAATGAATCTCCATACTTATAAAGAGAGAACTGACACTATTAACAGGCATGTTGAATATGCTAATAAAATAGGTCTTAAATGTGCTAATTTGACTAAGGAGTGTTTTTCTAATATATGTTATGCAAGCTATTCTAACAGCATGGTATTTAGAATGGATGGCAGAATAGAAAAATGTACAGTATGCCTTGGGGCAAAACAAAATTATATAGGAGTAGTTGAGGGAAACGAAGTAGTAATAGATGAATATAATAATAATCAGAAGTGGACACAAGCTCCTTTGCTTGATGAATGCTTGAGGTGTAAAAATGTTGCTTCGTGTCTTAATCTTCGTTGTAGAAAACAAAACGTATTAGAAGGAATAGAAAGACAAACTTGTTCTGATTATAATTATAGGAGTTTAGTGTGACATTATGAGAAAATATTTAATACGGCATTGGAAGATAAATCTTTTATCAGCATTTTTAGTTATTATATGTGCGGGCTTTAGTGTAGGAATAAATCTTATTATGGTTGAAGCGATATATCAAATAATAGAGTTTGACCTGACGGGATTTGCCAAATGGATGACAATTGATTTGATAGGGTGGGGACTATATGTTTTTGCGGATTGTATTAGAGCATTTTTTCAAAACAAGTCCATCTGTGCTATGAATAATGATTATAGGATGGATCTTGTTGAGAAATTAAGTAGAAAGAGTTATCAGCTCTATCATGAAAAAGATAGTGGAGAGTATATTTCCTGGTTTACTAACGATGTATCTCAAATACAAAGACTGGCATGGGAACCATTTTTTAGTTCCATAAGCTCTGTAGCCAGTATTGTGTTTAGTATCATTGCTCTTTTTACATTTCATTGGTCATTACTGATAATATCACTGGCTGCAGCTATAATAATAATGACTGCACCAAAATTGTTTACTAAAAATATGGAGAAGTATGGTAAGGATAATACAATTGTCTTAGAACAAAGCACTGATTATATAAAGGATAATTTACTTGGATTCGATGTACTTAGATTTTTTGATAGAATAGAGCTTTTTAAGAATGCTTTTCAAAAAATAAGCAAAAAAATAGAAAAATCAAACTTTAATTTGAATTACAAAAATGAACTGAGCGGAAACGGGATTGCTTTAGTAAGTATTATATGCCAGATGTTAGTAAATTTTTATATAGGTTATCTTTCTATAAAAGGTATAATTATACAATCAGCAATCATGGGAGGAGGTAATATTTGCGGAGCAATATATAACAATCTGGGGAATCTTGGTAAATATAAATTGAGTTTTGCATCTGCTTCCGCCATATTTGAAAAAGCTTTACAAGAAGATGATGATGAAAAAGGGAAAGAAGAGAAAATTGCTGAATTGAAGAAAAGCATATCTCTAGAGAATGTCTCATTTAAATATGGTGATGGACCGTTAGTCCTAGATGATATGAATATCAATTTTGAGATAGGCAAAAAGTATGCTCTTATCGGCAAATCCGGAAGAGGAAAGACTACTTTATTAAAACTAATCTTAGGATTCTTGAGAGATTATGATGGAAAGATATTTTTTGATCAAAAGATATAGGAAAA encodes:
- a CDS encoding helix-turn-helix domain-containing protein, producing the protein MDKNKKAYGNLLKSIRKYKGISEELLAHGMFDKSMIYRIESGQRRIGFFSRRRLMSRLGISLSLFTEYLQYDEYEAYSKQREIIYAFENEDTQNIESVLAEYEKTAKKDKVGLQFALFIRAVLESSSDLEMSYEYISKCIKITMPNIKYSELSEYVLSGEEVKYLSYYLKIKSTIEKDTIDDDICGNLTINGCFEKLLDYIIEQKWDTVPQMQVFPAVLVDYWNYLVNCRNDFLIKNGNANQTF
- a CDS encoding IS1634 family transposase, with the translated sequence MRVITSKSKNAESFYISKGYINDKGINTSTIIRKLGTLQELIKEHGPTRDDVMAWAKEEARLETLKYKEDQQSKSVQITFHANRQLDYNQQVLHRGGYLFLQYIYYSLALDKTCRKLRDKYKFKYDINAILSDMIFARILEPSSKRSSFKVASEFLEKPTYKLHDIYRALDVLGNECEFIQSEVYKNSHLIGKRNDKILFYDCTNYYFEIEQEDGDKKYGKSKEHRPNPIIQMGMFMDGDGIPLAFSLFPGNANEQTSLKPLEEKVLSEFGCQKFIYCSDAGLGSEKIRNYNHMGERAFIVTQSIKKLNAEDKKWALDGEGFKRLSDDTLVDISKLSDDDTDLYYKEEPYTPKKLHQRLIVTYSPKFAKYQKAIRESQVERAQKLIDSGSTKRNRKNPNDPARFIGKIAVTDSGEAANIHNYLDTDKIEQESLYDGMYAVSTDLLDDPVSDILKVSEGRWEIEECFRIMKTDFEARPVFLQNDVRIKAHFLTCFLALIIYRYLEKRIDSRYTCNDILSTLKEMNFAGIKEQGYIPTYQRTKLTDNLHEACGFRTDFEFITKSQMKTIQKNSKGR
- a CDS encoding radical SAM protein, translating into MRYFIPGYIDIWDEKNNTILESKINKNKVIIEDEIYKKELNEVIENGCNDIDTRLRKFLNAQNMLVTEQYARNKLDRLKSLLDKVCIVTICPTEACNFNCKYCYENHKKGKMQQGTLDNILEYLIEESYKYHKVHVNWFGGEPTLCKDMVVRSSMKLKTNIKNYSSAMTTNGFLLTPKTFVDYYNVGITNFQITIDGKMHDQFRILKNGKGTLETIEKNITGIKSLPNDRFRYRIMIRHNIMADDIDYGWYDHLKELIQEDNRFTVLIKAISDYGGNRIKKMNLHTYKERTDTINRHVEYANKIGLKCANLTKECFSNICYASYSNSMVFRMDGRIEKCTVCLGAKQNYIGVVEGNEVVIDEYNNNQKWTQAPLLDECLRCKNVASCLNLRCRKQNVLEGIERQTCSDYNYRSLV
- a CDS encoding ABC transporter transmembrane domain-containing protein — translated: MRKYLIRHWKINLLSAFLVIICAGFSVGINLIMVEAIYQIIEFDLTGFAKWMTIDLIGWGLYVFADCIRAFFQNKSICAMNNDYRMDLVEKLSRKSYQLYHEKDSGEYISWFTNDVSQIQRLAWEPFFSSISSVASIVFSIIALFTFHWSLLIISLAAAIIIMTAPKLFTKNMEKYGKDNTIVLEQSTDYIKDNLLGFDVLRFFDRIELFKNAFQKISKKIEKSNFNLNYKNELSGNGIALVSIICQMLVNFYIGYLSIKGIIIQSAIMGGGNICGAIYNNLGNLGKYKLSFASASAIFEKALQEDDDEKGKEEKIAELKKSISLENVSFKYGDGPLVLDDMNINFEIGKKYALIGKSGRGKTTLLKLILGFLRDYDGKIFFDQKI
- a CDS encoding helix-turn-helix domain-containing protein, producing the protein MISVDAIGCNYVHTKGWEINRPEGLNNYLFLHIQTPSDIMVDGKMVYYPEPCFILFKKWQRQLFHNHEDMTYIDSWVHFRSACESGSDIIRKDGHNNAGRTDDINSGSHNSSNNSAARTIRDWNAKDDSDEKDEIETLIESLDIPCGKPVIIYNTIELSDLWHLADAEFHQAGSHKKELLDMKMKALIYKFADIMHSESGTPSKYNHYRKAFGELRNSIFSGNNAATITDVEKLAKGQNMSLSYFEHVYKELFHVPVTKDIIKARIGYARYLLRSSGNSVQDIASYCGYENIEHFNRQFKATVGCTPTQFRNR
- a CDS encoding helix-turn-helix domain-containing protein, whose translation is MGKTLSRGIKQSEYEKYDNVFRKVFELSGNDYNKKNPWSVFYGGSIYLLGDVLKRRRILFGMTQKEFCEGICDIRTYSRLETGKAKTHDRETIMLLKKARLPEQYFYAQIVSDDYSLIKDSLLINKLINESKYNEANNMLLLLENKIDMSIPINSQFIGNKIALASIGLKEIDKNCYGNLARKYLHLTIDKSIGDLCISKMYFTSVEYNLIYNLVRYGELQKKIFDGILTYFTDVSYLEKRHRDRHLDYIVWYFASYLGDHDDKQKSTEISKILLKNTFLKMNREEVIKNIYNILWNKYDGNFAGSTEAENILSVLLNVSEFYKAERDMKFFNQRLKEVIVEPESSESSE
- the clpX gene encoding ATP-dependent Clp protease ATP-binding subunit ClpX is translated as MSDFFNNDDNKDNATNETTNTETTANTNSSDNNDNKSAMDFREIDENGKSTVDDKDLSGSDKKDSDYEDICFICRRPESKAGRMYKLPNHICVCEDCMHRTMDTVSQYDYNNLLNNPELMNQLNKNSGITFMNLGDFGSNLQGGIPNSQKIKKSKKKEEEETIDIKKIPAPHKIKAQLDEYVIGQDQAKKVISVAVYNHYKRVATGTMDDIEIDKSNILMIGPTGSGKTYLVKTLARLLDVPLAIADATSLTEAGYIGDDIESVISKLLAAAGNDVKKAERGIVFIDEIDKIAKKKSTTARDVSGESVQQGMLKLLEGSEVEVPVGANSKNAMVPLTTVNTKNILFICGGAFPDLTDIIKNRLNKSSSIGFNSELKDKYDDDENILSYVTTEDLKKFGMIPEFLGRLPIVCTLSGLTKEALIKILKEPKNAILKQYQKLLELDEVDLRFDDGALEAIAEKALEKDTGARALRSIIEEFMLDIMYEIPKDDNIGRVTLTREYIEGTGGPQIEIRSEKPKINAAVEAAIEDKKE